AGGGAGGTTCAAGAGAGGGGAGAACCCTTTCGTTGAAGAAGCTTACCAGAGGATTGCGTTAGATCAGTTAATAGGACTCGCGGGGATTCAAGAAGATGATCTGTTGATAATGTCTGACGTGGACGAGATCCCCAGCGCTCACACCATCAACCTCCTTAGATGGTGCGATGGATACCCTCCCGTTCTCCATCTCCAGCTCAAGAACTACCTCTACTCGTTCGAGTATTACCTCGATAACAAGAGCTGGAGAGCTTCTGTTCATCGTTACAAGCCCGGGAAGACGCGGTACGCTCATTTCCGACGAGGGGACACTCTTTTGGCGGATGCTGGTTGGCATTGCAGTTTCTGTTTCAGGCGTATAAGCGAGTTTGTGTTCAAGATGAAAGCGTACAGTCACAACGATAGGGTGAGATTCTCTCATTATCTGAATCCGAAGAGGATACAGGATGTGGTATGTAGAGGGACTGATCTGTTTGACATGCTTCCTGAAGAGCATACGTTCAGGGAGATCATTGGGAAGCTGGGGCCGATCCCTAGGTCTTACTCGGCTGTTCATCTCCCGGGGCATTTGATTGAGAAAGCTGAGAGTTATAAGTACTTGTTGCCTGGGAATTGCGTTAGGGACAGCGGCTGATAAGGGTTTGTGCTTATCATCATCAGTCTTTTTAGTGGGAGTCTGAAACAGAGATTAGAGGGATCTGATAAGTGGAGTCTCTTTGGTTTCAGCATATCACTCGGTGAGGGTATATAACAATACTGACTTCATGTTCCCATGTTGTTTTGGGAAGTTTTGTTGGAAtagtctttctctctctatctctctttacTTCAAAACTCTTTTCATAAGCTCTTTTTAGTCTGTACAATCTATTAGTGAGTTCTTTTACATTATCCTCAGATTCTTTGTAATCTTTATTCTTAAAAATTCTTAATTTGATCTCCTATTGTTGGTTCCTTTAATTTATGTTGAAGAGAGAGCTTATACTATTTGTTTAGAGGCATTTTACTAATTAGCTTCTATATACTCTTCTACAACTCATAAAATAGGTGAGCTTCTGGCCGTGCAAGGTTACCTAAGACTATAGAATTATAACGTTTCCATTCTCCAAATCAAATGAGTATTTGTTCAGTTGTCTCTTTAAGCATTGAACTGTATCATCTCACAAAGAGAGGTACATAGAAAGTGCACTTATCTTTTCAGTCACTTATACAAAAAGAACTTCATGATTAACCATCCTTTGAACTGGAGCCATTTACTGTTAAATGATTTATCATAAAGTCATTTCAGATTACATTGGACAGCAAACACGCTGAAGATAGACATAGGTAGAACATGCGGTAGAGGATTTACACGAACTTAACAAAGAACAAGGAACATAGCAAatgagaggaaaaaaaaaagaactgtagtaaaataaaattaacaattaattagaatattaaaatcaata
The window above is part of the Brassica napus cultivar Da-Ae chromosome C3, Da-Ae, whole genome shotgun sequence genome. Proteins encoded here:
- the BNAC03G06510D gene encoding uncharacterized protein BNAC03G06510D; this translates as MSDGYYSCKKTDDICEDVCGQDGSRAAKAFSRVRCVLRGLDFKTYIIFLTIIPIFILGVYLHGQKLTYFLRPLWESPPKPFQTLPHYYHHNASMETLCSLHGWTHRESPRRVFDAVLFSNEVDMLTIRWKELYPYVTQFVVLESNSTFTGLPKPLVFAANRDKFDFVEPRLTYGNIGGRFKRGENPFVEEAYQRIALDQLIGLAGIQEDDLLIMSDVDEIPSAHTINLLRWCDGYPPVLHLQLKNYLYSFEYYLDNKSWRASVHRYKPGKTRYAHFRRGDTLLADAGWHCSFCFRRISEFVFKMKAYSHNDRVRFSHYLNPKRIQDVVCRGTDLFDMLPEEHTFREIIGKLGPIPRSYSAVHLPGHLIEKAESYKYLLPGNCVRDSG